ACTTGATGTTGTTATCAGACTTGTGAATATTTGTAATTTTAGAGTTTTGATAAGCTTAGTACTAAATTTTGTTTACTTATAGGTTTTGGAAAGTAAGTAGGAATTTTTGTCTAACCTTATCAGTATTTATATTGAGTTTAGCTTGTTGTTATGTATTATGGTTCTATTTTATTTCTATTCTTTATTGCTCTAGATAAAGTAAGTGTGTCAGAATACTCGATATTACCTCCTAATGGTATACCTTTTGCTAGAGATGTCATTTTTACATTTATACCTCTTTTTTGTATAAGTGATGTGATATAAGAAATGGTTGTTTCACCTTCAGAGTCGGGATCAAGAGCGAAAAATACTTCTTCTACTTTGTTTCTAGTAATCCTTTCCATTAGTTTATCTATTGATATATCACTAGGACCTATTCCTTCGATAGGAGATATAACCCCTCCTAATACGTGATAAATACCGTTGTAGTGTTCTGTTTTTTCTATTGCTACTACGTCGTTTGGTTTTTCAACAACGCATATTATTTTCATATCCCTTTCCGGTGATGAACATATCTTGCATGGGTTTGTGTCTGATATCATTCCACACTCAGAACATATTTTTATTTCTTTTTTTACTTTTTCGAGAGAGTAGGTGAGTCTATCCAAAAGTTTATCTTTGGACATTAGTATATGAAATGATATCC
The window above is part of the Brevinematales bacterium genome. Proteins encoded here:
- the recR gene encoding recombination mediator RecR; amino-acid sequence: MEILPKSIEELVDILSEIPGIGPKTAERISFHILMSKDKLLDRLTYSLEKVKKEIKICSECGMISDTNPCKICSSPERDMKIICVVEKPNDVVAIEKTEHYNGIYHVLGGVISPIEGIGPSDISIDKLMERITRNKVEEVFFALDPDSEGETTISYITSLIQKRGINVKMTSLAKGIPLGGNIEYSDTLTLSRAIKNRNKIEP